From a region of the Pleuronectes platessa chromosome 22, fPlePla1.1, whole genome shotgun sequence genome:
- the LOC128428764 gene encoding eukaryotic translation initiation factor 4 gamma 1, translating into MIPTHVVLLGAASHESVSCVTANFQAFVTDLSHEDLDVEENLQEMVELIFKRAVKKPDSAAVFAELCQHLSEVEFQSLSDWSASVSFRSLLVKHCQAEFMKNLDKEGIRQESWSCLKPVQDVRVTDRLREEQQNTKPSGRFLNMLRFIGELFLSKVLAEKSMHCCIRRLLQKGDGPSLEGLCQFLQMIQQDLEVVTEKELMDTYYNQLDHIAEKGKRAPRLSLLLRETVDARKMAYSTPH; encoded by the exons atgatcccaacacACGTGGTCCTTCTCGGCGCTGCCTCCCACgagtccgtcagctgcgtcACTGCAAACTTTCAAGCCTtcgtgacggatctgagtcacgaggacttGGACGTTGAGGAGaacctgcaggaaatggttgagctcattttcaagagggccgtgaagaaaccagactctgctgcagtcttcgcggagctgtgtcaacacctctcagaa gtggagttcCAATCCTTGTctgactggtcagccagcgtctccttcaggtctctgctggttaaacactgccaggcagagttcatgaAGAACTTGGACAAGGAGGGCATTCGTCAAGAGAGTTGGTCCTGCCTGAAGCCAGTCCAGGACGTGAGGGTcaccgaccggctgagggaagagcaacagaaCACCAAACCTTCCGGTCGCTTCCTCAATATGCtgaggtttattggggagctgttcctctccaaggtgctggcagagaaatccatgcactgctgcatcaggaggctgttgCAGAAAGGAGACGGGCCGTCTCTTGAGGGCCTCTGTCAGTTCCTCCAGatgatccagcaggacctggaggtggtgacgGAAAAGGAATTGATGGacacctactataaccagctggaccatatcgcagagaaagggaagagggcaccaaggctctcccttttgttgaggGAAACAGTGGATGCCAGGAAGATGGCATACTCcaccccccactaa